The following are encoded together in the Montipora foliosa isolate CH-2021 chromosome 12, ASM3666993v2, whole genome shotgun sequence genome:
- the LOC137980993 gene encoding adenosine receptor A3-like, protein MSMNENLTEIVAKKTYLEYFCSESFTDGIHHHLIFLSTFVVFLCIFTSLGNALILVALRKESTLASPSKLLLRSLATSDLFVGMLSDPLVAIYWVSAIQQHWSVCYYAFFTAFVVNSALCLVSLMTLSAISVDRLLALSLGMRYRETVTSKRVYGIIITFWVLATIGSAVSVKSSQFTTRFIQTVIGLCLLTSMFSHTIIFFSLRKHRTRGQDRRSREDPSSASGNQRIEVNIAKHKRAASTVLWIQLALLIFYLPYTVIVALLSIRGELSQTLVLSRQYGVVFVLANSSLNPLLYCWKISEVREAVEATLKNWRCSSTD, encoded by the coding sequence ATGTCAATGAACGAAAACCTTACAGAAATTGTTGCCAAGAAGACATACCTGGAGTACTTTTGCTCAGAAAGCTTCACCGACGGAATCCACCACCACCTCATATTTCTCTcaacttttgttgtttttctatGCATTTTTACATCCTTGGGAAACGCATTAATACTTGTTGCCCTCCGGAAAGAGTCTACACTTGCTTCACCGTCCAAACTGTTGCTTCGAAGCTTAGCGACAAGTGATCTCTTTGTCGGTATGCTTTCCGATCCTTTAGTTGCAATATACTGGGTGTCTGCAATACAACAGCACTGGAGCGTTTGCTACTACGCATTTTTCACTGCTTTTGTAGTTAATAGTGCTCTGTGTTTGGTGTCGTTGATGACCTTGAGCGCGATAAGCGTGGATAGACTTCTGGCTTTGTCATTGGGAATGCGATACAGGGAGACCGTAACTTCGAAACGTGTGTACGGAATAATTATAACGTTTTGGGTTTTGGCTACAATCGGTTCAGCTGTCTCCGTAAAGAGTTCTCAGTTTACCACAAGGTTTATACAAACGGTCATAGGCCTTTGTCTATTAACCTCTATGTTCTCACACACAATTATTTTCTTTAGTCTCCGTAAACATCGCACTCGGGGTCAAGACAGGCGCTCTCGTGAAGATCCGTCAAGTGCTAGTGGTAACCAGCGAATTGAAGTCAACATAGCAAAGCATAAGAGGGCGGCGTCCACTGTACTATGGATTCAGCTGGCGTTGCTCATTTTTTATCTCCCATACACTGTGATCGTAGCATTGCTTAGCATCAGAGGTGAACTGTCCCAAACACTTGTTTTAAGCAGACAATACGGAGTGGTTTTCGTGTTGGCAAACTCGTCATTGAACCCTCTTCTCTACTGCTGGAAGATTTCAGAAGTAAGAGAAGCTGTCGAGGCAACATTGAAAAACTGGCGTTGTTCATCGACGGATTGA
- the LOC137980992 gene encoding adenosine receptor A3-like — MSMNANLTEIVGKKTYQEYFCSERFNEGIRHHLIFLSTFIVFLCIFTSLGNALILVALRKESTLGSPSKLLLRSLATSDFCVGMLSDPLAAIYWVSAIKEHWSVCYYALFSTVVLNSALCTVSLLTTSAISVDRLLALSLGMRYSETVTTKRVYGIIIMFWVLGTAVSAVYEWSSQFTTTFIQTMVLLICLSASAFSHTMIFFNLRQHRIRLQDRRSREDPPIACSSQRSEASHIAKYKKAVSSVLWVQLALLICYLPYTVIIALLSVRGELSQTPVLSLQYAAVFVLVNSSLNPLLYCWKILEVRQAVVATLKKWCCSST, encoded by the coding sequence ATGTCAATGAACGCAAACCTTACAGAAATTGTTGGGAAGAAGACATACCAGGAGTACTTTTGCTCAGAAAGATTCAACGAAGGAATACGCCACCACCTCATATTTCTCTcaacttttattgtttttctaTGCATTTTTACATCCTTGGGAAACGCTTTAATACTAGTTGCCCTCCGGAAAGAGTCTACACTTGGTTCACCGTCCAAACTGTTGCTTCGAAGCTTAGCGACAAGTGATTTCTGTGTCGGTATGCTTTCCGATCCTTTAGCTGCTATCTATTGGGTGTCTGCAATAAAAGAGCACTGGAGCGTTTGCTACTACGCACTTTTCTCTACTGTTGTATTAAATTCTGCGTTGTGTACAGTGTCTTTGTTGACCACGAGTGCTATAAGCGTGGACAGACTTCTGGCTTTGTCATTGGGAATGAGGTACAGCGAAACAGTAACTACGAAACGTGTGTACGGAATAATTATAATGTTTTGGGTTTTGGGTACTGCCGTCTCTGCTGTCTACGAATGGAGTTCTCAGTTTACCACAACCTTTATACAAACAATGGTGTTACTCATTTGTCTGTCAGCCTCTGCGTTCTCGCACACAATGATTTTCTTTAATCTCCGTCAACATCGCATTCGACTTCAAGACAGGCGCTCTCGTGAAGATCCACCAATAGCATGTAGTAGTCAGCGAAGTGAAGCGAGCCACATAGCAAAGTATAAAAAGGCGGTGTCCAGTGTGTTATGGGTTCAGCTTGCATTGCTGATTTGTTATCTACCTTACACTGTTATCATAGCATTGCTTAGCGTCCGAGGTGAACTGTCCCAGACTCCTGTTTTAAGCCTACAATATGCAGCGGTTTTCGTGTTAGTAAACTCTTCATTGAACCCACTTCTCTACTGTTGGAAGATTTTAGAAGTAAGACAAGCTGTCGTGGCAACATTGAAAAAATGGTGCTGTTCATCGACTTAG
- the LOC137980990 gene encoding melanocortin receptor 5-like, with amino-acid sequence MSMNENLTEIVAKKTYLEYFCSESFTDGIHHHLIFLSTFAVFLCIFTSLGNALILVALRKESTLASPSKLLLRSLATSDLFVGMLSDPLVAIYWVSAIQQHWSVCYYAFFTAFVVNSALCLVSLMTLSAISVDRLLALSLGMRYRETVTSKRVYGIIITFWVLATTGSAVFVKSSQFTTRFIQTVIGLCLLTSMFSHTIIFFSLRKHRTRGQDRRSREDPSSASGNQRIEVNIAKHKRAASTVLWIQLALLIFYLPYTVIVALLSIRGELSQTLVLSRQYGVVFVLANSSLNPLLYCWKISEVREAVEATLKNWRCSSTD; translated from the coding sequence ATGTCAATGAACGAAAACCTTACAGAAATTGTTGCCAAGAAGACATACCTGGAGTACTTTTGCTCAGAAAGCTTCACCGACGGAATCCACCACCACCTCATATTTCTCTcaacttttgctgtttttctATGCATTTTTACATCCTTGGGAAACGCTTTAATACTTGTTGCCCTCCGGAAAGAGTCTACACTTGCTTCACCGTCCAAACTGTTGCTTCGAAGCTTAGCGACAAGTGATCTCTTTGTCGGTATGCTTTCCGATCCTTTAGTTGCAATATACTGGGTGTCTGCAATACAACAGCACTGGAGCGTTTGCTACTACGCATTTTTCACTGCTTTTGTAGTTAATAGTGCTTTGTGTTTGGTGTCGTTGATGACCTTGAGCGCGATAAGCGTGGATAGACTTCTGGCTTTGTCATTGGGAATGCGATACAGGGAGACCGTAACTTCGAAACGTGTGTACGGAATAATTATAACGTTTTGGGTTTTGGCTACAACCGGTTCAGCTGTCTTCGTAAAGAGTTCTCAGTTTACCACAAGGTTTATACAAACGGTCATAGGCCTTTGTCTATTAACCTCTATGTTCTCACACACAATTATTTTCTTTAGTCTCCGTAAACATCGCACTCGGGGTCAAGACAGGCGCTCTCGTGAAGATCCGTCAAGTGCTAGTGGTAACCAGCGAATTGAAGTCAACATAGCAAAGCATAAGAGGGCGGCGTCCACTGTACTATGGATTCAGCTGGCGTTGCTCATTTTTTATCTCCCATACACTGTGATCGTAGCATTGCTTAGCATCAGAGGTGAACTGTCCCAAACACTTGTTTTAAGCAGACAATACGGAGTGGTTTTCGTGTTGGCAAACTCGTCATTGAACCCTCTTCTCTACTGCTGGAAGATTTCAGAAGTAAGAGAAGCTGTCGAGGCAACATTGAAAAACTGGCGTTGTTCATCGACGGATTGA